One Fundidesulfovibrio terrae genomic window carries:
- a CDS encoding NYN domain-containing protein, which produces MNVSILIDGSFFWMKHLEARLGQPPSADSVRLACDLIMDDPEFDDDRLFRAYYYDSPPYGGRAVHPISQREIEFSATEQYRIKHDYLDQLRRMPRMALRLGSLAMQGWKLNKKNMRAIMDSLSRNLPLQPQDVSINLVQKEVDMLMGLDIAWMAARGMVDKIVLLTGDADMIPAMNFAREHGLLVFVAKFGYYLSDKLRDHADGVVEFNLPAPERASAPAARVVSMPGNGHAAPSPILEDDLAESEDTPGNS; this is translated from the coding sequence ATGAACGTCTCTATTCTCATCGATGGCAGTTTTTTTTGGATGAAGCACTTGGAAGCCCGGCTCGGACAGCCCCCGTCGGCCGATTCGGTCCGGCTGGCCTGTGACCTGATCATGGATGATCCCGAATTCGACGACGACAGGCTGTTCCGCGCCTACTATTACGATTCGCCCCCCTACGGCGGGCGTGCGGTCCACCCCATATCCCAGCGCGAAATAGAGTTCAGCGCCACCGAACAGTACCGCATCAAGCACGACTACTTGGACCAGCTTCGCCGCATGCCGCGCATGGCCCTGCGCCTGGGGTCGCTGGCCATGCAGGGCTGGAAGCTCAACAAGAAGAACATGCGCGCCATCATGGACAGCTTAAGCCGCAACCTCCCCCTCCAGCCCCAGGACGTGTCCATCAACCTGGTGCAGAAGGAGGTCGACATGCTCATGGGCCTGGACATCGCCTGGATGGCCGCCCGGGGCATGGTGGACAAGATCGTGCTGCTCACCGGCGACGCGGACATGATCCCGGCCATGAACTTCGCCCGGGAACACGGCCTGTTGGTCTTCGTGGCCAAGTTTGGCTACTACCTGTCCGACAAGCTGCGCGACCACGCCGATGGCGTGGTGGAGTTCAACCTGCCCGCCCCCGAGCGGGCCTCCGCCCCGGCCGCGCGGGTGGTCTCCATGCCCGGCAACGGCCACGCCGCGCCAAGCCCCATCCTGGAAGACGACCTGGCCGAGAGCGAGGACACCCCCGGCAACAGTTAG
- a CDS encoding radical SAM protein: MPSQKAIDNKALNDRELAEERTILSSKPQRLVFETTNRCNLRCAMCGQSHRDFVGRDLQPEVFEKTEPYWDALHDASLFGWGEPLMNKHLGSYFDLLAPRGPRIFVLTNAMLLKQEMIDRFINGGLAFLNFSVDGARAETYNRIRKGADFDTVIGNIRKVVAKKRELGVSHPYLRMVFVGMRSNVEEFPDFVDLAASLGMDEAKMVHMIAYGKEMVDEILFDHKELTNSVLDEAERRAKAHGIKLTIPDRFDLSGKAALTPVASLHKKCPRPWEEIFVQSDGKVRLCMLSKDIMGDLNVEGVEDIWNNEKFQKVRATINTPNAMSTCAKCPQYKEMNVNDRAAFIQVETVLPGSKPPQPDAALAEAAE, translated from the coding sequence ATGCCAAGCCAGAAAGCCATCGACAACAAGGCGCTCAACGACCGCGAACTGGCCGAAGAACGCACCATACTTTCGTCCAAGCCCCAGCGTCTGGTCTTCGAGACCACCAACCGCTGCAACCTGCGCTGCGCCATGTGCGGCCAGTCGCACCGCGACTTCGTGGGCCGCGACCTCCAGCCCGAGGTCTTCGAGAAGACCGAGCCCTACTGGGACGCCCTGCACGACGCCTCCCTGTTCGGCTGGGGCGAGCCGCTCATGAACAAGCACCTGGGCAGCTATTTCGACCTGCTGGCCCCGCGCGGTCCGCGCATTTTCGTGCTCACCAACGCCATGCTCCTCAAGCAGGAGATGATCGACCGCTTCATAAACGGCGGGCTGGCCTTCCTGAACTTCTCCGTGGACGGGGCCAGGGCCGAGACCTACAACCGCATCCGCAAGGGCGCGGACTTCGACACGGTGATCGGCAACATCAGGAAAGTGGTGGCCAAGAAGCGCGAACTGGGCGTCTCGCACCCCTACCTGCGCATGGTGTTTGTGGGCATGCGCTCCAACGTCGAGGAGTTCCCCGATTTCGTGGACCTGGCGGCGAGCCTGGGCATGGACGAGGCCAAGATGGTGCACATGATCGCCTACGGCAAGGAGATGGTGGACGAGATCCTCTTCGACCACAAGGAGCTCACCAACTCCGTGCTGGACGAGGCCGAGCGCCGCGCCAAGGCGCACGGAATCAAGCTCACCATCCCCGACCGCTTCGACCTTTCGGGCAAGGCGGCGCTCACCCCGGTCGCGAGCCTGCACAAGAAGTGCCCCCGCCCCTGGGAGGAGATCTTCGTGCAGTCCGACGGCAAGGTGCGCCTGTGCATGCTCTCCAAGGACATTATGGGAGATCTGAACGTGGAGGGCGTGGAGGACATCTGGAACAACGAGAAGTTCCAGAAGGTCCGGGCCACCATCAATACGCCCAATGCCATGTCCACCTGCGCCAAGTGCCCCCAGTACAAGGAAATGAACGTCAACGACCGGGCCGCCTTCATCCAGGTGGAAACCGTGCTGCCGGGCTCCAAGCCCCCGCAGCCCGACGCCGCCCTGGCCGAGGCCGCCGAGTAA
- a CDS encoding molybdopterin-dependent oxidoreductase produces MVSISVNGRAYEVDADPGMPLLWVLRDVLGLTGTKYGCGAGLCWACTVLLGGKARPSCSLKLGAVGGQEIVTIEGVAPDHPVKQAWIQEQVPQCGYCQPGQIMRAVALLSENRDPSDEDIARAMQRNLCRCGTYGRIKAAVRRAARAMAGHPQHAAVPAGGFSQPSATAQGRSFAMNPFVSIGEDGQVTVLAKHVEAGQGSHTGLATLVAEELEADWSRVRAVSAPADERIYNNLFLGPLQATGGSTCIANSHEQYRQAGASARARLAHAAAEVWGVPVGEIVVENGLVRHASGDRQAGFGELAEAAAGRPEPTHAPLKDPAGFRLIGKQDRRLDVESKVQGAALYAMDVRLPGMLTAVVARPARFGARVKGFDPAPALAVAGVKHVVEIPQGVAVAGVDTWAARRGRDALRVEWDESGAETRGTAELLEHYKALAASPGLSARADGNVEEALALSGKTVEAVFEFPYLAHAPMETLNCVVRLADGACEIWAGDQFQTVDQANAASAAGLERRQVRINTLYAGGSFGRRANPASDYIVEAVHVARALGGAAPVHLVWTREDDIAGGRYRPMFVHALRAGIDGRGNLIAWRQRVAGQSILTGTPFESMMVKDGIDAVSVEGAHDMPYAIPNLSVELHTVVVGVPVLWWRSVGHSHSAYAVEVFLDEVAQAAGRDPVELRRALLADHPRHLGVLDLAAEKAGWGSALPAGRGRGVAVHKSFDTYVAQVAEVAVGQDGAFRVERVVCAVDCGMPVNPDIIRAQMQGGIAFGLSAALGEAVTLDSGRVEQSNFNEYRAMRFDRMPEVEVHIVPSAQKPTGVGEPGVPPIAPAVANALSAATGRRFRRLPLLETR; encoded by the coding sequence ATGGTCAGCATCAGCGTGAACGGACGAGCCTACGAGGTGGACGCCGACCCGGGGATGCCGCTTCTGTGGGTGCTGCGCGACGTACTTGGGCTCACCGGGACGAAATACGGGTGCGGGGCCGGACTCTGCTGGGCCTGTACCGTGCTGCTCGGCGGCAAGGCCCGGCCGTCCTGCTCGCTCAAGCTCGGGGCCGTGGGCGGCCAGGAGATCGTCACCATCGAGGGAGTGGCCCCGGACCACCCGGTCAAGCAGGCCTGGATACAGGAGCAGGTGCCGCAGTGCGGCTACTGCCAGCCGGGGCAGATCATGCGCGCGGTGGCGCTTCTTTCAGAAAACCGCGACCCAAGCGACGAGGACATCGCCAGGGCCATGCAGAGAAACCTCTGCCGGTGCGGCACCTACGGACGCATCAAGGCGGCGGTCAGGCGCGCGGCCAGGGCCATGGCGGGGCATCCGCAACATGCGGCCGTCCCGGCGGGCGGCTTTTCCCAGCCTTCCGCCACGGCCCAGGGCCGCAGCTTCGCCATGAATCCCTTCGTGAGCATCGGCGAAGACGGCCAGGTGACGGTGCTGGCCAAGCATGTCGAGGCCGGGCAGGGCAGCCACACCGGCCTGGCCACCCTGGTGGCCGAGGAGCTGGAAGCCGACTGGAGCCGGGTACGCGCCGTGTCGGCTCCGGCGGACGAGCGGATCTACAACAACCTCTTTTTAGGCCCCCTGCAGGCAACGGGCGGCAGCACCTGCATCGCCAACTCCCACGAGCAGTACCGCCAGGCCGGGGCGTCGGCGCGGGCCAGGCTCGCCCATGCCGCGGCCGAGGTTTGGGGCGTGCCGGTGGGGGAGATCGTGGTGGAAAACGGCCTTGTGCGCCACGCATCGGGCGATCGCCAGGCCGGCTTCGGGGAACTGGCCGAAGCGGCTGCCGGCCGGCCTGAGCCCACCCACGCGCCGCTCAAGGATCCGGCGGGCTTCCGGCTCATCGGCAAACAGGATCGCCGCCTGGACGTGGAGTCCAAGGTCCAGGGAGCGGCCCTGTACGCCATGGACGTGCGCCTGCCGGGAATGCTGACCGCGGTGGTGGCCAGGCCCGCGCGTTTCGGCGCCAGGGTGAAGGGCTTCGATCCGGCTCCGGCCCTGGCCGTTGCGGGCGTGAAGCACGTCGTGGAGATCCCCCAGGGCGTGGCTGTGGCGGGCGTGGACACCTGGGCCGCCCGGCGCGGGCGGGACGCGCTGCGGGTGGAGTGGGACGAAAGCGGAGCGGAAACGCGCGGCACGGCCGAGCTTCTTGAGCACTACAAGGCCCTGGCCGCCTCTCCCGGGCTTTCCGCCAGGGCCGACGGGAACGTGGAGGAGGCCCTGGCCTTGTCCGGAAAGACCGTGGAAGCTGTTTTCGAATTCCCGTACCTGGCCCACGCCCCCATGGAGACCCTCAATTGCGTGGTCCGGCTGGCGGACGGCGCTTGCGAGATTTGGGCCGGGGACCAGTTCCAGACCGTGGATCAGGCCAACGCCGCCTCGGCCGCGGGCCTTGAGCGCAGGCAGGTGCGGATCAACACACTGTATGCGGGCGGAAGCTTCGGACGCCGGGCCAACCCGGCCTCCGACTACATCGTGGAGGCCGTGCATGTGGCCCGGGCTCTGGGAGGGGCAGCCCCCGTCCATCTGGTGTGGACCAGGGAGGACGACATAGCGGGCGGCCGCTACCGGCCCATGTTCGTCCACGCGCTGCGCGCCGGGATCGATGGACGAGGAAACCTGATCGCCTGGCGCCAGCGTGTGGCCGGGCAATCGATCCTCACCGGCACGCCCTTCGAGTCCATGATGGTCAAGGACGGCATCGACGCCGTCTCTGTGGAGGGCGCCCACGACATGCCCTACGCCATACCCAACCTGTCGGTTGAGCTGCACACCGTCGTAGTGGGCGTGCCCGTGCTCTGGTGGCGCTCTGTGGGCCATTCCCATTCGGCCTACGCCGTTGAGGTCTTTCTGGACGAGGTGGCCCAGGCGGCTGGTCGCGATCCCGTGGAGCTGCGCCGGGCGCTCCTGGCGGACCACCCCCGCCACCTGGGTGTGCTCGACCTGGCAGCGGAGAAGGCGGGGTGGGGGTCGGCCCTGCCGGCCGGGCGCGGGCGTGGCGTGGCCGTGCACAAGTCCTTCGACACCTACGTGGCCCAGGTGGCCGAAGTGGCCGTGGGACAGGACGGCGCGTTCCGTGTGGAAAGGGTCGTGTGCGCTGTTGACTGCGGCATGCCCGTCAATCCGGATATCATCCGCGCCCAGATGCAGGGCGGCATCGCCTTCGGCCTGTCGGCGGCCCTGGGCGAGGCCGTCACCCTGGATTCGGGGCGGGTGGAGCAATCCAACTTCAATGAATACCGGGCCATGCGTTTCGACCGCATGCCCGAGGTGGAGGTGCACATCGTCCCCTCGGCCCAAAAGCCGACCGGAGTGGGCGAGCCCGGGGTGCCTCCCATCGCCCCGGCGGTCGCCAACGCGTTGTCCGCCGCGACCGGCAGGCGTTTCAGGCGGCTTCCGCTTCTCGAAACGAGGTAG